In Euzebya rosea, a single window of DNA contains:
- a CDS encoding S9 family peptidase: MSQEEVRPVDTTVPDFPRLHARTQGFSLGVPRSLTVASERTLFLRGDGDRPEQALWCLDDDGERLLADAASLMPADLPEDIPAEERARRERARERGSGIVAYATDTDADIAVFALSGKLMVCDVATGLTEQLAVDGPVVDPRPSPDGGMIAYVEDEALWVVRADGTNAPRMLARDSSPDVSWGLAEFVAGEEMGRTRGYWWAPDGRSLVAARVDTGPVHRWWIAGPVDPDARPVQIRYPAAGTPNAEVTLALVDLGGNRIDIEWDREALPYVADVVWTAAGPPLLVVQSRDQRRVAVLSVDPGDGTTQVLVDDVADPWIELVPGSPTRTPDGRLVRVVQADDTRRIALGTGADQQLLGDPDLMVASIVCTSDDAVTVTAHVRATPWCTVVATLGTDGTTTVLSDPDGVAGATGRPDRLAIVQRRLSDTTTTVTVDGVALTSNAQEAPELPVTVVGPVGGGDTPASLLLHPSGWTPEDGPLPVLVDSYGGPHARRVLAAGAAHLTPAWFAANGFAVLVTDGPGAPGQSVSWEAAIHHDLAGPPLQGQVDALHRASQDHPGLLDLDRVGIRGWSFGGYLAALAVLRRPDVFHTAVSGAPVTDWTLYDTHYTERYLGVDATAAPYASSSIIDDAPALTRPLLLIHGLADDNVVAAHTLRLSRALLEAGRPHEVLPLSGVTHFTPNEAVNANLTALQLAFLQRTLGLDAPS; this comes from the coding sequence GTGAGCCAAGAGGAGGTCCGGCCCGTCGACACGACGGTGCCGGACTTTCCCCGTCTCCACGCCCGCACCCAGGGGTTCTCCCTCGGGGTGCCGCGAAGCCTGACGGTCGCCAGCGAGCGGACGCTGTTCCTCCGCGGTGACGGCGACCGTCCCGAGCAGGCCCTGTGGTGCCTCGACGACGACGGTGAGCGACTGCTGGCCGACGCCGCCTCGTTGATGCCGGCGGACCTGCCCGAGGACATCCCTGCCGAGGAACGTGCACGTCGCGAACGGGCACGCGAGCGCGGCAGCGGCATCGTGGCCTACGCCACCGACACCGACGCCGACATCGCCGTCTTCGCCCTGTCCGGCAAGCTGATGGTCTGCGACGTCGCCACCGGCCTCACCGAGCAGCTGGCCGTCGACGGCCCCGTGGTCGACCCGCGCCCGAGCCCCGACGGCGGCATGATCGCCTACGTCGAGGACGAGGCCCTGTGGGTCGTCCGGGCCGACGGCACCAACGCCCCCCGCATGCTGGCCCGCGACAGCTCCCCCGATGTCAGCTGGGGGCTGGCGGAGTTCGTCGCCGGCGAGGAGATGGGCCGCACCCGTGGGTACTGGTGGGCGCCGGACGGCCGCTCGCTGGTCGCCGCGCGGGTCGACACGGGCCCGGTGCACCGCTGGTGGATCGCGGGTCCCGTCGACCCCGACGCCCGCCCCGTCCAGATCCGCTACCCCGCAGCGGGCACGCCCAACGCCGAGGTCACCCTCGCGCTGGTCGACCTCGGCGGCAACCGGATCGACATCGAGTGGGACCGCGAGGCGCTGCCCTACGTCGCCGACGTCGTCTGGACCGCCGCCGGACCGCCCCTGCTCGTCGTCCAGAGCCGTGACCAGCGCCGGGTCGCCGTGCTGTCCGTCGACCCCGGAGACGGCACGACCCAGGTCCTGGTCGACGACGTCGCCGACCCGTGGATCGAGCTCGTCCCCGGCAGTCCCACCCGCACCCCCGACGGTCGGCTGGTCCGCGTCGTCCAGGCCGACGACACCCGACGGATCGCCCTCGGCACCGGCGCGGACCAACAGCTGCTCGGGGACCCGGACCTGATGGTCGCCAGCATCGTGTGCACCAGCGACGACGCGGTCACCGTGACCGCCCACGTGCGTGCCACCCCGTGGTGCACGGTCGTCGCGACGCTGGGCACCGACGGCACGACGACCGTCCTGTCCGACCCCGACGGTGTGGCCGGGGCGACCGGTCGCCCCGATCGCCTGGCGATCGTCCAGCGACGCCTGTCCGACACGACGACGACCGTGACCGTCGACGGGGTCGCGCTCACCTCCAACGCCCAGGAGGCGCCCGAGCTGCCCGTGACCGTCGTCGGCCCGGTCGGCGGTGGCGACACCCCGGCGAGCCTGCTGCTCCACCCCTCCGGCTGGACCCCCGAGGACGGTCCGCTGCCCGTCCTGGTCGACTCCTACGGCGGCCCCCATGCCCGCCGGGTCCTGGCAGCCGGCGCCGCGCACCTGACCCCCGCGTGGTTCGCCGCCAACGGCTTCGCCGTGCTCGTGACCGACGGGCCCGGGGCGCCCGGCCAGTCGGTGTCGTGGGAAGCCGCCATCCACCACGATCTCGCCGGCCCGCCCCTCCAGGGGCAGGTCGACGCCCTGCACCGGGCGTCGCAGGACCATCCCGGACTGCTGGACCTCGATCGGGTCGGCATCCGTGGGTGGTCGTTCGGCGGGTACCTCGCGGCGCTGGCCGTCCTGCGCCGACCGGACGTGTTCCACACCGCCGTCAGCGGCGCACCGGTCACCGACTGGACGCTGTACGACACCCACTACACCGAGCGGTACCTGGGCGTCGACGCGACCGCGGCGCCGTACGCCAGCTCCTCGATCATCGATGATGCCCCGGCGCTCACCCGCCCGCTGCTGCTGATCCACGGGCTGGCCGACGACAACGTCGTCGCGGCCCACACCCTGCGCCTGAGCCGGGCGCTGCTGGAAGCCGGACGGCCCCACGAGGTCCTGCCGCTGTCGGGCGTGACCCACTTCACCCCCAACGAGGCGGTCAACGCCAACCTGACGGCCTTGCAGCTGGCCTTCCTGCAGCGCACGCTTGGCCTCGATGCCCCTTCCTGA
- a CDS encoding LysM peptidoglycan-binding domain-containing protein, whose protein sequence is MDFEYDGADDLGGRILWGRVGVLGLAVLIFFLFGRCSAGGGVDPEVQASLEAQLASEQATTAQLQADITSLQQEIVTLNAQIASADGGSTITGDGTTPTDGATTDGTTATPNATGGQIYVVKEGDTLSAIAEAVYGDPLQFGAIASANGITDTNPLQVGQELQIPANPDG, encoded by the coding sequence ATGGACTTCGAGTATGACGGAGCCGACGACCTCGGAGGACGCATCCTGTGGGGCAGGGTGGGCGTCCTCGGCCTCGCGGTGTTGATCTTCTTCCTCTTCGGACGCTGTTCCGCGGGAGGCGGTGTCGACCCCGAGGTCCAGGCGAGCCTGGAGGCCCAGCTCGCCTCCGAACAGGCCACGACCGCCCAGCTGCAGGCCGACATCACGTCGCTGCAGCAGGAGATCGTGACCCTGAACGCCCAGATCGCGTCGGCCGACGGTGGATCGACGATCACCGGCGACGGCACGACGCCCACCGACGGCGCGACCACCGACGGGACGACGGCCACGCCGAACGCCACCGGCGGCCAGATCTACGTGGTCAAGGAGGGCGACACGCTCTCCGCCATCGCCGAGGCGGTGTACGGCGACCCGCTGCAGTTCGGTGCGATCGCCAGCGCCAACGGGATCACCGACACCAATCCGCTGCAGGTCGGGCAGGAGCTGCAGATCCCCGCCAACCCCGACGGCTGA
- the mobA gene encoding molybdenum cofactor guanylyltransferase codes for MTTSGIVLAGGRSVRMGTDKALLRYEGTRLVDRAVAHLQRLCDDVVVAAGPRVIPELRVPQVPDRPTGTGPLGGLAAGLAEAEGDVAFVLAVDLPEPDLDFLARLAAYWQGEAAIVPTAAGYPQPLHAVWATSCAPALSLLAASGTRSLVDAARQLDATILCEAQTAALVDHDRWAWNLNRPSDLEAGSA; via the coding sequence GTGACGACGTCAGGGATCGTGCTCGCGGGCGGGCGCTCGGTCCGCATGGGCACCGACAAGGCGCTCCTGCGGTACGAGGGCACACGCCTGGTCGACCGAGCCGTGGCGCACCTCCAGCGGCTCTGCGACGACGTGGTCGTGGCCGCCGGCCCACGGGTGATCCCAGAGCTGCGCGTGCCCCAGGTCCCCGACCGACCGACCGGCACCGGGCCGCTCGGCGGGCTCGCGGCCGGGCTGGCCGAGGCCGAGGGGGACGTGGCGTTCGTGCTCGCGGTGGACCTGCCCGAGCCCGACCTGGACTTCCTCGCCCGGCTGGCGGCGTACTGGCAGGGCGAGGCGGCGATCGTGCCCACGGCCGCCGGGTACCCCCAGCCACTCCACGCCGTGTGGGCGACCTCGTGCGCCCCCGCCCTGTCGTTGCTGGCCGCCAGCGGCACACGGTCGTTGGTCGACGCCGCCCGACAGCTCGACGCCACGATCCTGTGCGAGGCCCAGACGGCCGCGCTGGTCGATCATGACCGCTGGGCGTGGAACCTCAACCGGCCCTCAGACCTCGAGGCCGGCAGCGCGTAG
- a CDS encoding alpha/beta hydrolase, protein MDHSTGSFIARGGVTVFTQTWRPEAPPRARVVLVHGFGEHSGRYTHVAEALTAAGYVVATYDQRGHGRSGGPRALVRDMPSLAHDLSLFREELADTADGALPQVLLGHSMGGAVVLEHLAGDHAPVEAVVLSAPYVRNAAEVPGVLRTLAPILGRFLPTAPTQGLPAETVSRDPAVVRAYEDDPLVFHGKIPAATGATLLQFEDRIMRRVGSITEPTLVVHGTADQLADPAGSRRLADELGGQVELKLYEGLYHEVFNEPEQERVLADVTGYLLARLG, encoded by the coding sequence ATGGACCACTCCACCGGCAGCTTCATCGCCCGCGGCGGCGTCACCGTCTTCACCCAGACCTGGCGGCCCGAGGCCCCACCCCGTGCGCGGGTGGTGCTGGTGCACGGCTTCGGAGAGCACTCCGGCCGCTACACCCACGTCGCCGAGGCGCTGACGGCCGCCGGATACGTCGTGGCCACCTACGACCAGCGTGGCCACGGTCGCTCGGGCGGGCCGCGCGCGCTCGTCCGCGACATGCCGTCCCTGGCCCACGACCTGTCGTTGTTCCGCGAGGAGCTCGCCGACACCGCCGACGGGGCCCTGCCCCAGGTGCTGCTCGGCCACTCCATGGGCGGCGCGGTGGTGCTGGAGCACCTGGCGGGCGACCACGCGCCGGTCGAGGCCGTCGTGCTGAGCGCCCCCTACGTCCGCAACGCCGCCGAGGTCCCCGGGGTGCTGCGCACCCTCGCACCGATCCTCGGTCGGTTCCTGCCGACGGCACCGACGCAGGGCCTGCCCGCCGAGACGGTCAGCCGCGACCCCGCCGTCGTCCGCGCCTATGAGGACGACCCCCTGGTGTTCCACGGGAAGATCCCCGCGGCCACCGGCGCGACCCTCCTGCAGTTCGAGGACCGCATCATGCGGAGGGTCGGGTCCATCACCGAGCCGACCCTCGTCGTGCACGGCACCGCCGACCAGCTCGCCGACCCGGCCGGGTCCAGGCGGCTGGCCGACGAGCTGGGCGGCCAGGTCGAGCTGAAGCTCTACGAGGGCCTGTACCACGAGGTCTTCAACGAGCCCGAGCAGGAGCGGGTGCTGGCCGACGTGACCGGCTACCTCCTGGCCCGGCTGGGCTGA
- a CDS encoding DUF2087 domain-containing protein, whose translation MTPEEFAKFALDRGRLAVLGLLAVGAQDTDALVEATGQDRRAVLEALGVLAVEGLVARDDADGWVLQESGLVAVAEQLHRPPPPAPRVFFGMTTEEGEVLARYTTGNRLSEIPSKRSHRLVVLERLALEFDPGERYEERRVNGMLSLWHPDYAALRRALVDEGFMDRGGGEYWRAGGRVTGLD comes from the coding sequence ATGACGCCCGAGGAGTTCGCAAAGTTCGCCCTCGACCGGGGCCGGCTTGCGGTCCTCGGGCTGCTCGCCGTCGGCGCGCAGGACACCGACGCCCTCGTCGAGGCGACCGGACAGGACCGGCGCGCCGTGCTGGAGGCGCTCGGGGTCCTGGCGGTCGAGGGGCTGGTCGCCCGGGACGACGCCGACGGCTGGGTCCTGCAGGAGTCGGGGCTCGTGGCCGTCGCCGAGCAGCTGCACCGACCCCCACCGCCGGCGCCGCGCGTCTTCTTCGGCATGACCACCGAGGAGGGCGAGGTGCTGGCCCGCTACACCACCGGCAACCGGCTCAGCGAGATCCCGTCGAAGCGGTCGCACCGCCTCGTCGTCCTGGAGCGCCTGGCCCTGGAGTTCGACCCCGGCGAGCGGTACGAGGAGCGCCGGGTCAACGGCATGCTCTCGCTGTGGCATCCCGACTACGCCGCCCTGCGGCGGGCCCTGGTCGACGAGGGGTTCATGGACCGGGGCGGCGGCGAGTACTGGCGGGCCGGTGGCCGGGTGACCGGGCTGGACTGA
- a CDS encoding sulfurtransferase, translated as MPTNPDALVTTDWVADHADDPGVVVIDVDEDIEAYSRSHIPGSIGFDWKADFQDPVRRTFLGPDGFAALMDANGITNDTHVVVYGGNNNWFAAYAYWYFKVYGHETVSLMDGGRKKWELEGRKLTDETTAVTATSGYVTQEPNADIRARREQVLAEFVGAPDGVALVDVRSPAEFSGETTAPPHLPLEAAMVPGHIPGATNIPWATAVNPDTGEFRSIDQLKEIYEGKGLDGNDEIVAYCRIGERSAHSWFVLHELLGYDRVRNYDGSWTEYGSLVDVPVEKG; from the coding sequence ATGCCAACCAATCCCGACGCGCTCGTCACCACCGACTGGGTTGCCGACCACGCCGACGACCCCGGTGTCGTCGTCATCGACGTCGACGAGGACATCGAGGCCTACAGCCGCAGCCACATCCCCGGCTCCATCGGCTTCGACTGGAAGGCCGACTTTCAGGACCCGGTCCGCCGGACCTTCCTGGGCCCCGACGGCTTCGCCGCCCTCATGGACGCCAACGGCATCACCAACGACACCCACGTCGTGGTGTACGGCGGCAACAACAACTGGTTCGCCGCCTACGCCTACTGGTACTTCAAGGTCTACGGCCACGAGACCGTCTCGCTGATGGACGGCGGCCGCAAGAAGTGGGAGCTGGAGGGTCGCAAGCTGACCGACGAGACCACCGCGGTGACCGCGACCTCCGGGTACGTCACGCAGGAACCCAACGCCGACATCCGGGCGCGGCGCGAGCAGGTCCTGGCCGAGTTCGTCGGCGCCCCCGACGGCGTGGCCCTCGTGGACGTTCGCTCGCCCGCGGAGTTCTCCGGCGAGACGACCGCCCCGCCGCACCTGCCGCTGGAAGCGGCGATGGTGCCCGGGCACATCCCCGGCGCGACGAACATCCCGTGGGCGACCGCGGTCAACCCCGACACCGGTGAGTTCAGGTCGATCGACCAGCTCAAGGAGATCTACGAGGGCAAGGGCCTGGACGGCAACGACGAGATCGTCGCCTACTGCCGGATCGGCGAGCGGTCGGCCCACTCGTGGTTCGTCCTGCACGAGCTGCTGGGCTACGACCGGGTGCGCAACTACGACGGGTCCTGGACCGAGTACGGCTCCCTCGTGGACGTGCCGGTGGAGAAGGGCTGA
- a CDS encoding DUF885 domain-containing protein, with product MADSADMPSPAVPPPPPADALPEDPARDNATALAELAEAYHQLQMSADPLMATYYGLDVHRDRLPDTTTEGRDRVRRDTAALRHRVGRIDPAGLSPTEETTRLVLLRLTGDDLAALDGRWSARSVDDFAFGPSAELLYHLGRTQVLDDVHGHEHVHRLAAVGAYLDGALAEHRRAVGDGMTPTARGVAEAVRRVRRVAGTPAQTSPLLAPLSDRDPVVRAQAANAYREVVVPALHRYADGLERHVAPGARPDDRSGLCWTDDGAEVYGAMLSHFTTLDRPDPAAIHDQGLEIVSALQEEIAEVGQRLMGLSDPAAISERLLNDPSLDYADPAEIVPHAQAICDRAAEAARAVFGRLPTTPCIVKPVPEDETGAGAAFYDPPTPSRPHGIYWVNTVDPRLHRYEAEATAFHEAAPGHHTQLGLQAELDLPAFRRIGTFLSGYGEGWGLYTERLADELGWYSGDLDRLGMLATDTMRACRLVLDTGLHHHGWSRQQAIEWFTAHAPLSPELIVSEVDRYIAYPGQACSYMLGRLEIVRLRAQATEQLGDRFDLSGFHDTILGEGAVPLAVLQPMVDRWVASLVE from the coding sequence GTGGCAGACTCCGCCGACATGCCGTCCCCTGCCGTTCCCCCGCCCCCACCTGCCGATGCCCTGCCGGAGGATCCCGCCCGCGACAACGCCACGGCGCTCGCCGAGCTGGCCGAGGCGTATCACCAGCTGCAGATGTCGGCGGACCCGCTGATGGCGACCTACTACGGGCTGGACGTCCACCGCGACCGGTTGCCGGACACGACCACCGAGGGACGCGACCGGGTCCGCCGGGACACCGCAGCCCTCCGACATCGGGTCGGGAGGATCGATCCCGCCGGGCTGTCCCCGACGGAGGAGACCACGCGGCTCGTGCTGCTGCGGCTCACGGGCGACGACCTGGCGGCGCTCGACGGTCGCTGGTCGGCCCGGTCGGTCGACGACTTCGCGTTCGGGCCGTCGGCGGAGCTGCTGTACCACCTCGGGCGCACCCAGGTCCTCGACGACGTCCACGGCCACGAGCACGTGCACCGTCTGGCCGCCGTGGGTGCCTACCTCGACGGGGCGCTGGCCGAGCACCGGCGAGCCGTCGGCGACGGCATGACCCCGACTGCCCGAGGTGTCGCCGAGGCCGTCCGGCGGGTCCGGCGGGTGGCCGGCACGCCTGCCCAGACGAGCCCCCTGCTCGCGCCGTTGTCCGACCGCGATCCGGTGGTGCGCGCGCAGGCCGCCAACGCCTACCGGGAGGTCGTCGTGCCGGCCCTGCACCGCTACGCCGACGGCCTCGAACGCCACGTCGCCCCCGGCGCGCGTCCAGACGACCGGTCGGGCCTGTGCTGGACCGACGACGGGGCCGAGGTGTACGGCGCGATGTTGTCGCACTTCACCACGCTCGACCGTCCGGACCCGGCCGCGATCCACGACCAGGGACTCGAGATCGTGTCCGCGCTGCAGGAGGAGATCGCGGAGGTGGGGCAGCGGCTGATGGGGCTGTCGGACCCCGCGGCGATCAGCGAGCGGCTGCTGAACGACCCGTCGCTGGACTACGCCGACCCCGCCGAGATCGTGCCGCACGCCCAGGCGATCTGCGACCGGGCGGCCGAGGCCGCGCGTGCCGTCTTCGGGCGGCTGCCGACCACGCCCTGCATCGTCAAGCCCGTCCCCGAGGACGAGACCGGGGCGGGCGCGGCCTTCTACGACCCGCCGACGCCGTCGCGCCCGCACGGCATCTACTGGGTCAACACCGTCGACCCGCGGCTGCACCGCTACGAGGCCGAGGCAACCGCGTTCCACGAGGCGGCGCCCGGCCACCACACCCAGCTCGGGCTGCAGGCCGAGCTCGACCTGCCGGCCTTCCGGCGCATCGGGACGTTCCTGTCGGGCTACGGCGAGGGCTGGGGCCTGTACACCGAGCGCCTCGCCGACGAGCTGGGGTGGTACTCCGGGGACCTGGACCGGCTCGGCATGCTGGCCACCGACACGATGCGGGCCTGCCGGCTGGTGCTGGACACCGGCCTGCACCACCACGGCTGGTCACGCCAGCAGGCCATCGAGTGGTTCACCGCCCATGCCCCGCTGTCACCGGAGCTGATCGTCAGCGAGGTCGACCGCTACATCGCCTACCCGGGCCAGGCATGCAGCTACATGCTCGGCCGGCTGGAGATCGTCCGGCTGCGCGCGCAGGCCACCGAGCAGTTGGGCGACCGGTTCGACCTGTCCGGTTTCCACGACACCATCCTCGGCGAGGGGGCCGTCCCGCTGGCGGTGCTCCAGCCGATGGTCGACCGCTGGGTCGCGTCGCTCGTCGAGTGA
- a CDS encoding TIM44-like domain-containing protein — translation MWDLLGHAAIVIAQAGGGGNFGGGSSGGGFSGGGGSSFGGGSSFGGGSGGGGDLSPTTVIVFLVIWGVFALIGSATKKQQSQKVTRTIRQGRKVQEEMLRQRALAAIVQRDPGFDEHRFLNDVARGFITTQYAWSEQDLTPSRPFVSDGVHERFGLYIDMQKVEGIRNRMKDVVVTDARTVAITSDTHYDTIHVRFTARAISYNESLTTGRRVSGNSDSSPITFTEIWSFSRRPGVRTRQGAGLLQGSCPNCGEVLHIADRAQCTACRAIVNSGEYDWVLSEITQDEEWIVPPARHDVPGWAELAGRDPGLNVQHLEDRASVVYWRSMMAIYHDDLDLARPILQPDAVDVPQLWRASTGSFWSNPAVGSVEVKGALPAGPGEAFDRVQVQVRWSGIQSTGDRTKPRELTPQRIYTHVLVLKRKVGVTSNLAHTFTSFSCTNCAGPLDVGKASECRFCGTPINDGSTDWVLEDVQPFSAMRAFVQEQAQDRRTVAAGGHERLETDRFLNEPDLLVAVARMSMSDGVLHDRERQMLIHLAQSRGVGPQRLEQIINTSMDQSQPVALPKGQEQAQAFMVQLIRAALIDGMISREERKLLVGVGAQVGWTAREISRSIKATRKDLYGEAKDVIARAEHMPPPPNPGQHPTGPGQPPPLPPA, via the coding sequence ATGTGGGACCTGCTCGGACATGCGGCCATCGTCATCGCCCAGGCCGGCGGTGGTGGGAACTTCGGCGGTGGCAGCAGCGGCGGCGGCTTCAGCGGCGGCGGGGGGTCCAGCTTCGGTGGCGGGTCCAGCTTCGGCGGGGGCAGCGGCGGGGGCGGCGACCTGTCCCCGACGACGGTCATCGTCTTCCTCGTGATCTGGGGCGTCTTCGCCCTGATCGGCAGCGCGACGAAGAAGCAGCAGTCGCAGAAGGTGACCCGGACGATCCGGCAGGGCCGCAAGGTGCAGGAGGAGATGCTGCGACAGCGGGCCCTGGCCGCCATCGTCCAGCGCGACCCGGGGTTCGACGAGCACCGCTTCCTCAACGACGTCGCCCGTGGCTTCATCACCACCCAGTACGCATGGTCCGAGCAGGACCTGACCCCCAGCCGACCGTTCGTCTCCGACGGTGTCCACGAGCGGTTCGGGCTGTACATCGACATGCAGAAGGTCGAGGGCATCCGCAACCGGATGAAGGACGTGGTCGTCACCGACGCCCGGACCGTGGCGATCACCTCCGACACCCACTACGACACCATCCACGTCAGGTTCACGGCGCGGGCGATCAGCTACAACGAGAGCCTGACCACCGGGCGACGGGTGTCGGGCAACTCAGACTCCTCCCCCATCACCTTCACCGAGATCTGGTCGTTCTCCCGCCGTCCGGGGGTGCGCACCCGTCAGGGTGCCGGACTGCTGCAGGGGTCGTGCCCCAACTGCGGGGAGGTCCTGCACATCGCCGACCGCGCGCAGTGCACGGCCTGCCGGGCGATCGTCAACTCCGGTGAGTACGACTGGGTGCTGTCGGAGATCACCCAGGACGAGGAGTGGATCGTGCCGCCCGCCCGCCACGACGTCCCGGGATGGGCCGAGCTTGCCGGCCGCGACCCCGGCCTGAACGTGCAGCACCTCGAGGACCGCGCTTCGGTCGTCTACTGGCGATCGATGATGGCGATCTACCACGACGACCTGGACCTGGCGCGGCCGATCCTGCAGCCCGACGCCGTCGACGTCCCGCAGCTCTGGCGCGCGTCCACCGGGTCGTTCTGGTCCAACCCGGCCGTCGGATCGGTCGAGGTCAAGGGCGCCCTGCCCGCCGGACCCGGTGAGGCGTTCGACCGGGTCCAGGTCCAGGTCCGGTGGTCGGGCATCCAGTCGACCGGCGACCGGACCAAGCCGCGCGAGCTGACGCCACAGCGCATCTACACCCACGTGCTGGTCCTCAAGCGCAAGGTCGGGGTGACCAGCAACCTGGCCCACACCTTCACCTCCTTCTCGTGCACCAACTGCGCCGGGCCGCTCGACGTCGGCAAGGCCAGCGAATGCCGCTTCTGCGGCACACCGATCAACGACGGCTCGACCGACTGGGTGCTGGAGGACGTGCAGCCGTTCTCGGCGATGCGGGCCTTCGTCCAGGAGCAGGCGCAGGACCGTCGGACGGTCGCCGCCGGCGGGCACGAACGCCTGGAGACCGACCGCTTCCTCAACGAACCCGACCTGCTGGTCGCCGTGGCGCGCATGTCGATGAGCGACGGCGTCCTGCACGACCGCGAACGCCAGATGTTGATCCACCTCGCGCAGAGCCGAGGGGTCGGGCCGCAGCGGCTGGAGCAGATCATCAACACCTCGATGGACCAGTCGCAGCCGGTGGCCCTCCCGAAGGGCCAGGAGCAGGCCCAGGCGTTCATGGTCCAGCTGATCCGCGCCGCCCTCATCGACGGGATGATCAGCCGCGAGGAGCGCAAGCTCCTCGTCGGCGTGGGCGCGCAGGTCGGCTGGACCGCCCGGGAGATCAGCCGGTCGATCAAGGCCACCCGCAAGGACCTCTACGGCGAGGCCAAGGACGTCATCGCCCGGGCCGAGCACATGCCGCCCCCGCCCAACCCCGGGCAGCATCCCACGGGGCCCGGGCAGCCACCCCCGCTCCCGCCCGCCTGA
- a CDS encoding DMT family transporter: protein MSRPGSSAFTTRDALLLLLLALFWGNSFLFVKLAVDAIPPTWIVAGRLTIGSLLVAAIVLARARWRGDRDLGLPRGRRTLLALLLIGSVGSGLPWALQAWAQQFLDSGLTAVLNSTTPAATLALAVAAGQERLYLSRVLGLLIAIAGTVVIVGGEVQAGGPVPALLAAVGSTVGYGFGTVVTRAAVSGRYRPLPATAVQLAMGAGVLTMVALGTSGPPPPAWDLPLVPVLALSALGLLGTGLAFLIYFTLIERVGATNASMVTYIVPVVGLISGALVRGERFGPNVLVGAIVLIGGVWLAQRTDTRAVAEQGSSTVIEPSLSPGP, encoded by the coding sequence GTGTCACGTCCGGGGTCGAGCGCCTTCACCACCCGCGATGCGCTGCTGCTGTTGCTGCTGGCGCTGTTCTGGGGCAACTCCTTCCTGTTCGTGAAGCTGGCTGTCGACGCGATCCCGCCGACGTGGATCGTCGCCGGCAGGTTGACCATCGGCAGCCTGCTGGTCGCCGCGATCGTCCTGGCCAGGGCGCGGTGGCGAGGCGACCGTGACCTGGGGCTGCCGCGCGGCCGACGCACCCTGCTCGCCCTGCTGCTCATCGGCAGCGTCGGCAGCGGGCTGCCCTGGGCGCTGCAGGCCTGGGCCCAGCAGTTCCTCGACTCGGGCCTGACGGCGGTCCTCAACTCCACCACACCGGCTGCGACCCTGGCGCTGGCCGTGGCCGCCGGACAGGAACGGCTGTACCTCTCGCGGGTCCTCGGCCTGCTGATCGCCATCGCGGGGACGGTCGTCATCGTCGGCGGCGAGGTCCAGGCCGGCGGCCCCGTCCCGGCCCTGCTCGCCGCGGTCGGCTCGACCGTCGGCTACGGCTTCGGCACGGTCGTGACCCGCGCCGCCGTCTCGGGCCGGTACCGCCCCCTGCCGGCGACGGCGGTGCAGCTGGCGATGGGTGCCGGCGTCCTGACGATGGTGGCCCTTGGGACCTCCGGCCCGCCCCCACCCGCATGGGACCTGCCGCTGGTGCCCGTGCTGGCCCTCAGCGCCCTCGGCCTGCTCGGCACCGGGCTGGCCTTCCTCATCTACTTCACGCTGATCGAACGCGTGGGTGCGACCAACGCCTCCATGGTCACCTACATCGTGCCGGTCGTCGGCCTGATCTCCGGAGCGCTGGTCCGCGGCGAGCGGTTCGGCCCGAACGTGCTGGTCGGCGCGATCGTGCTGATCGGCGGGGTCTGGCTGGCGCAGCGAACCGACACGAGGGCCGTGGCCGAGCAGGGCTCGAGCACCGTGATCGAACCGTCACTCTCGCCGGGCCCCTGA